The Sporosarcina sp. Te-1 DNA window TCTGTCCTGTTGCTCATTGTCGTTTCGACCTTGTTTATTCTCATGATCGCATTCCGCTCAATTCTAATACCGATCAAAGCCATCCTGATGAACATTATCGGCTTGTCCGCGACCTTCGGTATTTTGGTATATATATTCCAATACGGCCACTTTGGGTTGCATCCAGGCACCATCGCCTTGATTATCCCTGTCATCATCTTCAGCCTCGTCTTCGGCTTAAGTATGGACTATGAAGTGTTCCTCATCTCGCGGATGCAGGAAGAATACGCCAACACCTTGGATAATGATCACTCTACCGTGGAAGGGCTTGCCGCCACGAGCAAGATTATTACGTCTGCCGCCTTGATCATGATCGTCTTGACAGGGGCGTTCGCGTTTACGGATGTCATGCCCGTCAAACAGATCGGAGTAGGCATCGCGATTGCGGTTGCAATCGACGCGACAATTATCCGGCTGTTGCTCGTTCCAAGTCTGATGAAACTGTTTGGCAAATGGAATTGGTGGCTCCCGTTCCGAAAAGGCCCCTATAAAGCAGGCAATTGGCATTGATCCACTTCCATCTGCACCTCTGTGTGCAGATGGTTTTTTCTAGGCAAAAAAAAGAAACACACCCGGATTCTCATCCAAGTGTGCGTCCCTCTCAATATATTCCGTTCTCCATTATCATATGCAACTCCGAGTCGATCGGCTCCCACCCATTCTCATCTTTCTTGAACTGGGCCATCATTGCGAAATAGATGACGGCAACAACGATGATGACGAAAGCGATCAACCCGATGACGAGCGTCTTGCCTTTCATTTCAAATCTCCTCCGCTGCGCTTGAATCGCTCTTCTTTCAAGTAATCTACCGCTTCACCGTAATCCCCGAAGCTTTCTTCCAAGTTATAGCCATGATAGATGTTGAAAAAGCCTTCTTCCTCCAACAGCGTTAACTTCTGGCCTTGTCCATTCACCCATACTTCTTCCACTGCTTCTTCTTCGTCCCACTGTTCTTCCGTAGATAAGGCACGAATCGCATCTTCAATTGTCCTGCGCAATTCCGATTCCGAAGCCTCCCGGATATTGACGAGCCCCCGCTCGTCGGGCGTATATCCCGAAATTCCTTCGACATACACATAGCCATTCCCGTTCGGATGCAAATGCTGCACAACAATCGTCTTATCATACAAGCTATCTTCATAATGATAATTCAGGCGCTTTAATGAAACCTCTTTCCGCGTCAACTCAGGAAAAGACTCAATGATTTTCTGTTTTTGCTCAAATGTCAACATTATTTTGCCACTCTTTCTCTTTTCAGGTTGTTTCAGTATACCATTATTCCTCTTTCACTGTTAAGCCAAGCATGCGGGCAAATCCGATCGCCTGCTCTTGTGAAACGATGCAGCCGCCGACTTTTGTAAGTGACACTTCAATACGCTCATACGTGCTGGTAGACAAATCGACCCCATCCAAATCAGTTTCGGACAAATTGATATTATCGATCTTGCAGTTATCAAACCGAAAACCTGTCCCTCCGCTTTCATAAAAATCGGAATCAGGTAACTGACATTCCACAAAATCGATCTCTTTCAATTCCGCAAAGCTGAAGTTGACATATCGCCCATCACAAGTTTGAAATAGCATATGTGACAATTTGGAATTTGCAAAGTTCGCTCCCGTCAGTTTGCATCCTCTCATTTCACAGCGATGGAATACCGCGTGTTCAAATTGGACATTAGAGAAATCACATGTTTCAAAAATGACGTCGACAAATTCCACCTCGTGGAACACTGCATTTGCAAATGACACATCCTCCAGCAGACAACCGTCAAAGACAACACGCGTCTCTTCCCCCCCAGCCAGCATTCCACCTATGATGTGAACATTTTCGACAAAACCATCCCGCCGCCTACAGTCTTCCGTCCGAATTTCTTCTAATCCAGAAGCCACTTTCGGTTTCTGCCTTTTTGTTTTCCCGTTTGCCATATCTATTACCTCGTTTTCCATTCAATAAAAAGAACCAGTAAGATGACGACCGCAAACGCCAGCACATAAAACCAACTGGGAATTGAACTTAACCCACTAAACACGACTACGCCTCCCCACTATTCCTGGACCTTCCTCTTTCTTTTAGTATACAAGGTTTCCTTGCTTTCACAAATGGAAATCCAAACGGAAGAGCTCCTGCTGTATTCCAACTCGAAAAAACGGATACAATAAATAGGAAGGAGGCGATATCTAGTGAAGCGGCTGTTACTCTTCATTTTATTCATAGTTGCCTTGTACCTGGCGAAACCCTTGTGGGAAGAGCCTGTGTCCAAGCATATCGACCTATCATTTTTACAACCCGTCGATGAGACGGTCGAAAATTTTTTCCATACCGAAAGCGTAACCTCAACAATTGATACGATCCGGGATAAATGGGATCATTTTCTCTACTTTATTTCTGTAAAAACAACCAACTGGGATGGGGTCGTACCGAAAGAAGTACCAAAACCTGCATTAGACAAACCCGCGCATACAACAATTTCTATCCACAATATTGAAATCGGATCATCCGAGGAAGATGTAAAGAGGGAACTTGGTGAGCCGAAGAGCCATTCGAGAAATGAGTACGGCACCGATTGGCTGACCTACCATGAAGACTATCAAAATTTTGTCATGATTGCATTCGGGAAAAATAAAAAAGTAGCTGCCATCTACACAAACGATGATCTCATCTCGTCAACAAATGGCATCGCCTACGGCACTCCGAAAGAAGAGGTGCGAAAGGTGCTCGGTGAACCGGTGACGGAGATCCGAAAAGGGTTGAATATCTACGTATTGCAAAAGGATGAAGGCATGGATGTTTTCAAGCAGGGAGATAGCTACACCTATGTTTTCTACGATCTCCATCAAGGCACCACTGTGACCGCTGTACAGCTCGTCACCGCGGAGCTGGAACGGAAAAAGCCCGATTTGTACGCGGTGGCGGATCCGGCGCTTCGGCTTGGTTTTGAACAACAATTGTATGATTTGACGAACGCAGCCCGTGTCCGTCATGGGCGATCCATTCTTTCGTGGGATGAACATGTTTCTGAAACAGCACGAAACCACAGCCTCGATATGGCTGATCATGATTATTTCAGCCACGACAATTTAGAAGGGAAATCACCATTTGACCGTATGAAAGACGATCATATCCAATTCATCAGAGCCGGAGAAAACTTGGCGTATGGTCAATCGAGCAGTATTTTCGCCCACGAAGGATTGATGAATTCCAAAGGGCATCGAGACAATATACTAATCAAAGATTACAGCCACCTTGGCATCGGCGTCGCCTTCAATGAGCACTCGCAACCGTATTATACGGAGAACTTCATTTTGAAATAAACAGCGCCGGAATCCTCCAATCAGGGTTAGTCACACTTCTTTCAGGGGAACATAAGAAGGAATTGATACCAAGGAGGGATTCGATGAAAGCTGTTACGTTTCAAGGAGTCAAGGACATTCAAGTGAAAAAAGTAGAGGCGCCGAAGATCGAGAACCCTGATGATATTATTGTGCGCATTACATCAACTGCCATTTGCGGTTCCGACCTGCACATTTATGCTGGCGCTATACCAACCCATAAGGATTATGTCATCGGCCATGAACCGATGGGGATTGTGGAAGAAGTCGGCCCAGGTGTGACAAAAGTAAAAAAAGGCGACCGTGTCGTCATCCCTTTCAATATTTCTTGCGGCGAATGTTTTTATTGCCAGCATGAAATGGAAAGCCAATGTGATAACTCCAATCCCAACCCCCATATGGACACAGGCGGCTACTTCGGTTTCACCGAACGGTATGGCGACTATCCAGGGGGACAAGCTGAATACTTACGAGTGCCGTATGGCAATGCTACGCCATTTGTTATACCAGAATCATGCGAACTTCCTGATGAGGCACTCTTGTTCATGTCGGATGTCTTACCGACCGCTTATTGGAGCGTCGAACATGCTGGTGTTTCGCCTGGAGATACAGTAGCCGTCCTCGGCTGCGGTCCCGTCGGCCTCATGGCGCAAAAGTTCGCTTGGATGAAAGGGGCAAAACGCGTCATTGCAATCGATCACGTCCCTTACCGATTACAACATGCTGTAAAAATGAACAATGTGGAAGCCTTCAACTTTGATGACTATGATAATATGGGAGCGCATATTAAGGAATTGACTAAGGGCGGCGTCGATATCGTCATTGATTGCGTCGGAATGGACGGAAAGAAGAATATGCTGGAGAAGATCGGGCAGAAAATGAAAGTCCAAGGAGGCACGTTAAGCGCTTTGGAAATCGGCCATCAAGCTGTCCGGAAATTCGGTACGATCCAATTGACCGGCGTCTATGGAATGTTTTACAACATGTTCCCGCTTGGCAATCTGTTCGAACGGAACATTACGCTGAAAATGGGACAAGCCCCGGTCATCCATTATATGCCCATGCTGTTTGAAAAGATCAAAAACGGAGAGTTTGATCCGACAGAAATTATTACCCATGTCGTCCCTATGGAAGAAGCGTCGGCAGCTTATCATCATTTCTTCGAACATGAGGACGATTGCATCAAAGTCATCTTGAAACCATAAAATAACCGGCAGCAGGAACGGATCCCGCTGCCGGTTTTGCCTTTACTTTTTAATTTCCGCACAAGCAATGCGCGCACCCGAATTCCCTGCCGGATCCGTCTTATAATCATCTGCCGCCTCATGGATAACGAGGGCACTTCCATCCTTGTCGAGGAGAGACGTTTTCGCATCTGGCTTCAACGTAATTTCAGCCGTTGTCACTTGCGCCTCCACTTTCCCATCATCTCCTACTTCCACATTCGGCAAGTCACCTAAATGGAAGCCTTTCGGGTTGTCAAATCCATGCTCTTTCTTACCAGGATTGAAGTGCGCACCAGCGGATTCGAAACTTGGAGGTGTACAGACACCAGTCTCATGGATATGTACGCCATGCAGCCCTGGTGACAATCCTTCCGCTTCTATACTAATTGTCACACCTTGCGATCCTTCACTCATTGTCACTTTCCCAATCTCCGT harbors:
- a CDS encoding pentapeptide repeat-containing protein — translated: MANGKTKRQKPKVASGLEEIRTEDCRRRDGFVENVHIIGGMLAGGEETRVVFDGCLLEDVSFANAVFHEVEFVDVIFETCDFSNVQFEHAVFHRCEMRGCKLTGANFANSKLSHMLFQTCDGRYVNFSFAELKEIDFVECQLPDSDFYESGGTGFRFDNCKIDNINLSETDLDGVDLSTSTYERIEVSLTKVGGCIVSQEQAIGFARMLGLTVKEE
- a CDS encoding zinc-dependent alcohol dehydrogenase, which encodes MKAVTFQGVKDIQVKKVEAPKIENPDDIIVRITSTAICGSDLHIYAGAIPTHKDYVIGHEPMGIVEEVGPGVTKVKKGDRVVIPFNISCGECFYCQHEMESQCDNSNPNPHMDTGGYFGFTERYGDYPGGQAEYLRVPYGNATPFVIPESCELPDEALLFMSDVLPTAYWSVEHAGVSPGDTVAVLGCGPVGLMAQKFAWMKGAKRVIAIDHVPYRLQHAVKMNNVEAFNFDDYDNMGAHIKELTKGGVDIVIDCVGMDGKKNMLEKIGQKMKVQGGTLSALEIGHQAVRKFGTIQLTGVYGMFYNMFPLGNLFERNITLKMGQAPVIHYMPMLFEKIKNGEFDPTEIITHVVPMEEASAAYHHFFEHEDDCIKVILKP
- a CDS encoding CAP-associated domain-containing protein — translated: MKRLLLFILFIVALYLAKPLWEEPVSKHIDLSFLQPVDETVENFFHTESVTSTIDTIRDKWDHFLYFISVKTTNWDGVVPKEVPKPALDKPAHTTISIHNIEIGSSEEDVKRELGEPKSHSRNEYGTDWLTYHEDYQNFVMIAFGKNKKVAAIYTNDDLISSTNGIAYGTPKEEVRKVLGEPVTEIRKGLNIYVLQKDEGMDVFKQGDSYTYVFYDLHQGTTVTAVQLVTAELERKKPDLYAVADPALRLGFEQQLYDLTNAARVRHGRSILSWDEHVSETARNHSLDMADHDYFSHDNLEGKSPFDRMKDDHIQFIRAGENLAYGQSSSIFAHEGLMNSKGHRDNILIKDYSHLGIGVAFNEHSQPYYTENFILK
- a CDS encoding superoxide dismutase family protein; translated protein: MKILKILPLLVLGSVLFVGGCSKKDTKLPVSAEKMDSVVSPLLNTEGTEIGKVTMSEGSQGVTISIEAEGLSPGLHGVHIHETGVCTPPSFESAGAHFNPGKKEHGFDNPKGFHLGDLPNVEVGDDGKVEAQVTTAEITLKPDAKTSLLDKDGSALVIHEAADDYKTDPAGNSGARIACAEIKK